The proteins below are encoded in one region of Bosea sp. BIWAKO-01:
- a CDS encoding class I SAM-dependent methyltransferase produces the protein MLSEKVTLTRERETLLITLYAKGEESRLRDSLLNDRFAASAIRRIDYDFRKLGVSRDDMIALAMRAHIFDGWTSDFIMRHSDATVLHLGCGLDSRVFRIDPPAGVRWFDLDYPEVVALRRRLYPERQGYTLIGSSVTEPSWLDDVPSGRPTMIIAEGLLMYLRPDAVPRLIKRLVAHFGHGELVFDAFSPLGLWLVSHHRSVRATGARLLWSIDDPRELEGRIPGLKLRNDLTAYDPRGYDPAQIARMSWPARLTVLFLSACPPLGRMGRLLRYQF, from the coding sequence TTGCTTTCCGAGAAAGTGACCCTGACGAGGGAGCGGGAAACACTCCTCATCACCCTCTACGCCAAGGGCGAGGAAAGCCGCCTGCGGGATTCCCTGCTGAATGATCGCTTTGCCGCGAGCGCGATCCGCCGGATTGACTATGACTTCCGGAAACTGGGAGTCAGTCGGGACGACATGATCGCGCTGGCGATGCGGGCGCATATCTTCGATGGCTGGACCAGCGACTTCATCATGCGGCACTCCGATGCGACGGTGCTGCATCTCGGCTGCGGCCTCGACAGCCGGGTCTTCCGGATCGATCCGCCCGCAGGCGTTCGCTGGTTCGATCTGGACTATCCGGAGGTCGTTGCGTTGCGCCGGCGTCTCTATCCGGAAAGGCAGGGTTACACCCTGATCGGCTCTTCGGTAACGGAGCCGAGCTGGCTCGACGACGTGCCTTCCGGACGGCCGACAATGATCATTGCGGAAGGGTTGCTGATGTATCTGCGGCCGGATGCCGTGCCGCGGTTGATCAAGCGGCTGGTTGCGCATTTCGGGCATGGCGAACTGGTCTTCGACGCCTTCAGCCCGCTCGGACTATGGCTCGTCAGCCATCATCGTTCGGTCCGGGCGACCGGCGCCAGGCTGCTATGGAGCATCGACGATCCGCGCGAGCTCGAGGGCCGGATACCTGGGTTGAAGCTCAGGAACGACCTGACCGCCTATGATCCGCGCGGCTATGATCCGGCCCAGATTGCAAGGATGTCCTGGCCGGCTCGCCTGACCGTCCTGTTCCTTTCCGCATGTCCTCCTCTCGGGCGCATGGGCCGGCTGCTTCGCTACCAGTTTTGA
- a CDS encoding GntR family transcriptional regulator, whose translation MTMEPSLRLKDSIAPHLVSSLRRAIIATRLRPGEALSEKDIAGRFGVGRQPVREAFIELSEAGLVQVLPSRGTYVMKVSMRAIANARFVREAVECAIARAASALITAKDVVRLRRLIERQRETSGLADRSAFAVLDENFHQTLAEIVDCDYAARIVEGARAQTDRVRYLSLPGASPVPLLVAQHAAIVDAIEAGDADGAECEMRKHLREILNALPRIAQNYPELFEDEVMPAHTQVLHRP comes from the coding sequence ATGACGATGGAACCCAGCCTCCGCCTCAAGGATTCGATCGCTCCGCATCTGGTCTCGTCCTTGCGGCGGGCGATTATCGCCACGCGGCTCAGGCCCGGTGAGGCACTCTCGGAAAAGGATATCGCCGGCCGCTTCGGCGTAGGCCGCCAGCCGGTCCGCGAGGCCTTCATCGAGCTCTCCGAAGCCGGCCTCGTACAGGTCCTGCCGAGCCGCGGCACTTATGTGATGAAGGTTTCGATGCGGGCGATCGCCAATGCCCGCTTCGTACGCGAGGCGGTGGAATGTGCCATCGCGCGCGCAGCCAGCGCTTTGATCACCGCGAAAGACGTGGTGCGACTGCGCCGGCTGATCGAGCGCCAGCGCGAGACGTCTGGGCTCGCCGATCGCTCCGCCTTCGCTGTGCTCGACGAGAATTTTCATCAGACCCTCGCCGAGATCGTCGATTGCGACTACGCCGCCCGCATCGTCGAAGGCGCTCGCGCCCAGACTGACCGCGTCCGCTATCTGTCGCTGCCCGGCGCCTCGCCGGTTCCGCTGCTCGTTGCCCAGCATGCCGCGATCGTCGATGCCATCGAGGCCGGAGACGCCGATGGCGCGGAGTGCGAGATGCGCAAGCATTTGCGCGAAATCCTCAACGCCTTGCCCCGGATTGCGCAGAACTATCCGGAGCTGTTCGAGGACGAAGTCATGCCGGCACATACGCAGGTGCTGCACAGGCCCTGA
- a CDS encoding ABC transporter permease produces MVKDTRLSSKLWAAANWTLIGFFILNLGAMIATVVTSSFATRWLGTWLPAGWTTRWYSAAWSEFQLSDVLSVTFQIVFLVVFLSGLLGVPAAYALARRDFPGKKLVMLLFLLPLLVPPITFGIPLATVLYKLGLAGGMSGVVLANLVPTVPFVILVMIPFIEQIDTKIEAAARVFGANTFKLFIHVLLPLLMPGILAALLLVLVRTIAMFELTFLTAGPTSQTLVVALYYAVFAAGVRAVQSIDAMAVIYMITTLIWLVIALRFVNPTQIVARAKK; encoded by the coding sequence ATGGTCAAGGATACCCGCCTCTCCAGCAAGCTCTGGGCTGCCGCCAACTGGACGCTCATCGGCTTCTTCATCCTCAACCTCGGCGCGATGATCGCGACGGTGGTGACGAGTTCCTTCGCGACCCGCTGGCTTGGCACATGGTTGCCGGCCGGCTGGACCACGCGCTGGTATTCGGCCGCCTGGAGCGAGTTCCAGCTCTCCGACGTGCTGAGCGTGACCTTCCAGATCGTCTTCCTGGTCGTGTTCCTCTCGGGCCTGCTCGGCGTGCCAGCCGCCTATGCGCTGGCGCGGCGGGATTTTCCGGGCAAGAAGCTCGTCATGCTGCTGTTCCTGCTGCCGTTGCTGGTGCCGCCGATCACGTTCGGCATCCCGCTCGCGACGGTGCTCTACAAGCTCGGCCTGGCCGGCGGCATGTCCGGCGTGGTGCTTGCCAACCTGGTGCCGACCGTTCCCTTCGTCATTCTGGTGATGATCCCGTTCATCGAGCAGATCGACACCAAGATCGAGGCGGCCGCCCGCGTCTTCGGAGCGAACACCTTCAAGCTCTTCATTCACGTCCTGCTGCCCCTGCTGATGCCGGGCATTCTGGCTGCGCTGCTGCTGGTTCTGGTCAGGACGATCGCGATGTTCGAGCTGACCTTCCTGACCGCAGGCCCGACCAGCCAGACACTCGTCGTCGCCCTCTATTATGCGGTCTTCGCGGCAGGCGTGCGTGCAGTGCAGTCGATCGATGCCATGGCGGTGATCTACATGATCACGACGCTGATCTGGCTGGTGATCGCGCTGCGCTTCGTCAACCCGACGCAGATCGTCGCCCGGGCCAAGAAATAG
- a CDS encoding ABC transporter permease, which yields MSATTSIPLSQRLAARGIDSLTLLVLPAVFFLLALFIYPFLYGLVLSFTPKAGPMLANYTRFFSDSFLYGTIATTLWLALPVTIVTLLLAIPIAFRVRMMKHQRLLTTILVIPITLGTVLVAQGLLNYLGPQGWFNRTLLTLGLISTPVKLLHNYWGVCISLVITGFPFTFLLTLSYLSGVDPALEQAGATLGAGPWERFKHILLPLLLPGLAITFCLSFVQAFSVFPSAVLLGAPAGPTRVISIAAYQAAFEEYDYSMASAVAMIMGVVQLSIVVVVLAARGMLYRGPAGGGKG from the coding sequence GTGAGCGCTACGACATCCATCCCCCTCAGCCAGAGGCTCGCCGCACGCGGCATCGATTCTCTGACCCTGCTGGTTCTGCCGGCGGTGTTCTTCCTCTTGGCGCTGTTCATCTACCCGTTCCTCTATGGGCTCGTGCTCTCCTTCACGCCCAAGGCCGGGCCGATGCTGGCGAACTACACGCGCTTCTTCTCGGATTCTTTCCTGTACGGGACGATTGCAACGACGCTCTGGCTGGCATTGCCGGTTACGATCGTGACGCTTCTGCTGGCGATTCCGATCGCCTTCCGCGTGCGGATGATGAAGCATCAGCGCCTGCTGACCACGATCCTCGTGATCCCGATCACGCTCGGCACGGTTCTCGTCGCGCAGGGCCTGTTGAATTATCTTGGCCCCCAGGGCTGGTTCAACCGCACCCTGCTGACCCTCGGGCTGATCTCGACGCCGGTGAAGCTCCTGCACAATTACTGGGGCGTCTGCATTTCGCTCGTCATCACCGGCTTTCCCTTCACGTTCCTGCTGACCCTGTCCTATCTCTCCGGTGTCGATCCGGCGCTCGAGCAGGCCGGCGCGACGCTGGGCGCCGGGCCATGGGAACGGTTCAAGCACATCCTGCTGCCGCTCCTGCTGCCGGGCCTGGCGATTACCTTCTGCCTCAGCTTCGTGCAGGCCTTTTCGGTCTTCCCCTCGGCGGTCTTGCTGGGGGCGCCGGCCGGGCCGACACGCGTCATCTCGATCGCGGCCTATCAGGCTGCTTTCGAGGAGTATGATTATTCGATGGCATCTGCCGTCGCGATGATCATGGGCGTGGTGCAGCTCAGCATCGTCGTCGTCGTGCTGGCCGCGCGCGGCATGCTCTACCGTGGCCCCGCCGGCGGCGGGAAGGGCTGA
- a CDS encoding ABC transporter ATP-binding protein, with protein sequence MTIHAANFRELRLDNLSRDFGTHNAVKDVSLTIKKGEFIALLGPSGCGKSTTLNLIAGLLPATGGGIWLDDRRIDPLRPEERGFGMVFQNYALFPHMSVKRNIGFGLKMRGVQKSEIERRVGEAAALVRLQGQTEKLPGQLSGGQQQRVAIARAIVVEPPLVLMDEPLSNLDAKLRLEMRAEIRRIHNTLGATTIYVTHDQEEALSLADRIVVMRDGQVRQVGGPEDLFSRPDHLDVAEFMGFRNKVAGRVASVEGERATVTVGDAKVVGRVRGSVAPGAQAWLAIRPEDLHPATAGSAGLKASVVSTEFRGREFVGFSRMADGTDLSFLAHDRIAPGGEVTLAADPDRVLVFGGAA encoded by the coding sequence ATGACGATTCACGCTGCGAACTTCCGCGAGCTGCGGCTCGACAATCTGAGCCGCGACTTCGGCACTCACAACGCCGTCAAGGACGTGTCGCTGACGATCAAGAAGGGCGAGTTCATCGCGCTTCTCGGTCCGTCGGGCTGCGGCAAGTCGACGACGCTGAACCTGATCGCGGGCCTGCTGCCAGCGACGGGCGGCGGCATCTGGCTCGATGATCGGCGCATCGACCCGCTGCGGCCCGAGGAGCGCGGCTTCGGCATGGTGTTCCAGAATTACGCCCTCTTCCCGCATATGAGCGTGAAGCGGAATATCGGCTTCGGTCTGAAGATGCGCGGCGTCCAGAAATCCGAGATCGAGCGGCGCGTCGGCGAGGCTGCAGCGCTGGTCCGGTTGCAGGGTCAGACCGAGAAACTGCCCGGCCAGCTCTCCGGCGGGCAGCAGCAGCGTGTCGCCATCGCCCGGGCCATCGTCGTCGAGCCGCCGCTCGTGCTGATGGACGAGCCGCTCTCCAACCTTGATGCCAAGCTGCGTCTCGAGATGCGCGCCGAGATCCGCCGCATCCACAATACGCTCGGTGCAACCACGATCTACGTCACGCATGATCAGGAAGAGGCGTTGTCGCTGGCCGACCGCATCGTCGTGATGCGTGACGGCCAGGTCCGTCAGGTCGGTGGGCCGGAAGACCTGTTCTCCCGCCCCGACCATCTCGATGTCGCCGAGTTCATGGGCTTCCGTAACAAGGTCGCCGGCCGCGTCGCCTCCGTCGAGGGTGAGCGCGCGACCGTCACTGTCGGTGACGCCAAGGTCGTTGGACGGGTGCGCGGCAGCGTGGCTCCCGGTGCTCAGGCCTGGCTCGCGATCCGGCCGGAAGATCTGCACCCCGCAACTGCCGGCAGCGCCGGGCTCAAGGCGTCCGTCGTCTCGACCGAGTTCCGCGGCCGCGAATTCGTCGGCTTCTCCCGCATGGCGGATGGAACCGATCTCTCCTTCCTGGCGCATGACCGCATCGCGCCGGGCGGCGAGGTCACGCTGGCTGCAGATCCCGATCGCGTCCTGGTTTTCGGGGGGGCGGCGTGA
- a CDS encoding ABC transporter substrate-binding protein produces the protein MVQDSINRRTFIGGVAGLAGAAAYAPGAFAQQLKLPTSPVALSVVDVAGNLALTQKAIENYRKAKPNLVSRITFTKAPAPELPGKLKAQQEANRVDIDMVLTGTDALSAGVDQKLWTPLLPQLAGSLPKLDEIYLEGAAKMQGLASGQGVVVTYYPSGPLLEYMPDKVKKVPTTAEELLAYTRENKNRFFYARPANSGPGRTWIMGLPYILGDSNPKDPVKGWDKTWAYLKALGENVEYYPAGTGAVMKELGEGSRDMTVTTTGWDINPRVLGVVPKEAKVGALKGFHWVTDAHYMCIPKGVSDEKLAVLLDLMNFLLTKEQQAYTYDEGYFYPGPAVKGVTLDMAPAESQAAIKEYGRPEYEKLIAEAPLETPLDPDQMVLAFRRWDEEVGGAKRK, from the coding sequence ATGGTCCAGGACAGCATTAATCGGCGCACATTTATTGGTGGTGTTGCCGGTCTCGCGGGTGCCGCGGCATATGCGCCGGGCGCCTTCGCGCAGCAGCTCAAGCTGCCGACCTCGCCGGTCGCGCTTTCCGTCGTCGATGTCGCCGGCAATCTGGCGCTGACGCAGAAGGCGATCGAGAATTACCGCAAGGCCAAGCCGAACCTGGTCTCGCGCATCACGTTCACCAAGGCGCCCGCGCCGGAGCTTCCCGGCAAGCTGAAGGCACAGCAGGAAGCGAACCGCGTCGATATCGACATGGTGCTGACCGGGACCGATGCGCTCTCGGCCGGTGTCGACCAGAAGCTCTGGACGCCGCTGCTGCCGCAGCTTGCAGGCTCGCTGCCGAAGCTCGACGAGATCTACCTCGAAGGTGCCGCGAAGATGCAGGGCCTCGCTAGCGGGCAGGGCGTCGTGGTGACCTATTATCCGTCCGGGCCGCTGCTCGAGTACATGCCCGACAAGGTCAAGAAGGTGCCGACGACGGCCGAGGAGCTGCTCGCCTATACCCGCGAGAACAAGAACCGATTCTTCTATGCGCGCCCCGCCAATTCGGGGCCCGGCCGGACCTGGATCATGGGCCTGCCCTATATCCTCGGGGATTCGAACCCGAAGGATCCGGTCAAGGGTTGGGACAAGACCTGGGCCTATCTCAAGGCGCTGGGCGAGAACGTCGAGTACTACCCGGCCGGCACCGGTGCGGTGATGAAGGAGCTCGGCGAAGGCTCCCGCGACATGACCGTCACGACCACGGGCTGGGACATCAACCCACGCGTGCTCGGCGTCGTGCCCAAGGAGGCCAAGGTCGGCGCGCTCAAGGGATTCCATTGGGTCACCGACGCGCACTACATGTGCATCCCGAAGGGCGTCTCGGACGAGAAGCTCGCGGTGCTGCTCGACCTGATGAACTTCCTGCTCACGAAGGAGCAGCAGGCCTACACCTATGACGAGGGCTATTTCTATCCGGGCCCGGCCGTGAAGGGCGTGACGCTCGACATGGCACCCGCCGAGAGCCAGGCGGCGATCAAGGAATACGGCCGCCCCGAATACGAGAAGCTCATCGCCGAGGCGCCGCTCGAGACGCCGCTCGATCCCGACCAGATGGTGCTCGCTTTCCGTCGCTGGGACGAGGAAGTCGGCGGCGCCAAGCGCAAGTGA
- a CDS encoding GntR family transcriptional regulator, protein MAKFTLTPPRNARYPSILVDQSLAMGSAAARQSTDQIHRALRDDVLNAVLLPGEAMSEARMAVQFGVSRTPVREAFKRLVDEGFLVVVPQVGTFVAPIDLAAVYDSQFVRETLECRTVTLAAHRIDDAGRAALERLITQQEQALAVGDRVNFFRADEAFHAELSRLSGHPSVWGLIEGVKAQLDRVRCLSLEAASWPGMIMDQHREIAARVSAGDELGAEKAMRAHLRTVFDAIEAIARNHVDAFVANTPIRKA, encoded by the coding sequence TTGGCGAAGTTCACATTGACGCCGCCTCGGAATGCCCGGTATCCTAGTATACTAGTGGACCAGAGCTTGGCAATGGGCAGCGCAGCGGCACGACAAAGCACAGACCAGATTCACCGCGCCTTGCGGGACGACGTCCTCAACGCGGTGCTCCTGCCGGGCGAGGCGATGTCGGAAGCGCGGATGGCCGTCCAGTTCGGGGTCAGCCGCACGCCCGTGCGCGAGGCCTTCAAGCGACTGGTCGACGAAGGTTTCCTGGTGGTCGTGCCGCAGGTCGGCACCTTCGTCGCGCCGATCGATCTGGCGGCAGTCTATGACAGCCAATTCGTGCGCGAAACCTTGGAATGCCGCACTGTCACGCTGGCCGCACATCGGATCGACGATGCCGGACGCGCCGCGCTGGAACGGCTGATCACGCAGCAGGAACAAGCGCTCGCAGTGGGCGATCGCGTCAATTTCTTCCGCGCCGACGAGGCTTTCCATGCCGAGCTTTCCCGGCTTTCCGGCCACCCCTCGGTCTGGGGTCTGATCGAAGGCGTCAAGGCGCAGCTTGACCGCGTGCGCTGCCTGTCGCTGGAGGCCGCATCCTGGCCCGGCATGATCATGGACCAGCATCGCGAAATCGCCGCAAGGGTCAGTGCCGGCGACGAGCTCGGCGCCGAGAAGGCGATGCGGGCGCATCTGCGCACGGTGTTCGACGCCATCGAGGCGATCGCGCGCAACCATGTCGACGCCTTCGTCGCGAACACACCGATCCGCAAGGCCTGA
- the uxuA gene encoding mannonate dehydratase yields the protein MEQTWRWFGPDDVVTLAQARQAGAQGIVNALHQIPYGVVWSVEEIEARKAIIEKDKSLGLRWSVVESLPIHESVKIGEGDLEPIFVNYRQSLRNLAACGIEVVCYNFMPVLDWTRTELACPLPGGGTALRFNLHEYVAFDHFMLERPGAADGHSAEVMDRARAWFERSTEADRARLLANIMAGLPGAYDRYDVPGLKRMLARYHEMSHDGLRANLKRFLEAVIPTAEEVGIRMCIHPDDPPRPLFGLPRICSDESDIAFILDAVDSPSNGLTLCSGSLGANPRNDVPGIARRFADRIWFAHLRNVAKDPDGSFMEAEHLGGDTDMVALVDALMAEEQRRKAAGWRHWRIPMRPDHGHELLDDVGKGSFPGYPAVGRLRGLAELRGVMTALTSLRGYDA from the coding sequence ATGGAACAAACTTGGCGCTGGTTCGGGCCGGACGATGTGGTGACGCTCGCCCAGGCACGGCAGGCGGGCGCGCAAGGCATCGTCAATGCGCTGCACCAGATTCCCTATGGCGTCGTCTGGAGCGTCGAGGAGATCGAGGCGCGCAAGGCGATCATCGAAAAGGACAAGAGCCTCGGCCTGCGCTGGTCCGTGGTCGAGAGCCTGCCGATCCATGAAAGCGTCAAGATCGGCGAAGGCGACCTGGAGCCGATCTTCGTCAACTATCGCCAGTCGCTGCGCAATCTCGCCGCCTGCGGCATCGAGGTGGTCTGCTACAACTTCATGCCGGTCCTCGACTGGACCCGGACGGAACTCGCCTGCCCCCTGCCCGGCGGCGGCACGGCGCTGCGCTTCAACCTGCACGAATATGTCGCCTTCGACCATTTCATGCTGGAGCGCCCCGGCGCTGCCGACGGCCATTCAGCCGAGGTGATGGACCGGGCCAGGGCCTGGTTCGAGCGCTCGACCGAAGCCGATCGCGCCCGTCTGCTCGCCAATATCATGGCCGGGCTGCCCGGCGCCTATGATCGCTATGACGTGCCCGGCCTGAAGCGCATGCTCGCGCGCTATCATGAAATGAGCCATGACGGGTTGCGCGCCAATCTGAAGCGGTTCCTCGAAGCGGTGATCCCGACTGCCGAAGAGGTCGGGATCCGCATGTGCATCCATCCCGATGATCCGCCACGCCCGCTCTTCGGGCTGCCGCGGATCTGCTCGGATGAGAGCGACATCGCCTTCATTCTCGATGCGGTCGACAGCCCGTCCAATGGCCTGACCCTGTGCTCGGGCTCGCTGGGCGCCAACCCCAGGAACGACGTGCCCGGCATCGCCCGGCGCTTCGCCGACCGGATCTGGTTCGCGCATCTGCGCAATGTCGCCAAGGATCCCGACGGCTCCTTCATGGAGGCAGAGCATCTCGGCGGCGACACCGACATGGTGGCACTCGTGGATGCCCTGATGGCCGAGGAGCAGCGCCGCAAGGCCGCCGGCTGGCGCCATTGGCGCATCCCGATGCGGCCCGATCACGGGCATGAGCTGCTCGACGATGTCGGCAAGGGCAGCTTCCCGGGCTACCCCGCCGTCGGCCGCCTGCGGGGCCTCGCGGAACTGCGGGGCGTCATGACGGCGCTGACCAGCCTGCGCGGCTACGACGCCTGA
- a CDS encoding alpha-D-ribose 1-methylphosphonate 5-triphosphate diphosphatase yields MSIHITGGTVLTAVLTRADLVTDGSSIAALDASPPAGALRLDATGFLVLPGMVDCHGDAFERHIMPRPRVSFDIDLALRDADRAMLCCGITTAFHGVTWSWEPGLRGAGNARRLIDAIARLAPELGADTRFHLRHETFNLDAEAEIIEWLQAGRVGVLAFNDHTGGILKETTRPDKVAKMVERTGLSHHDFMALAQNVHDRGDEVPESVARLAKISLAAGIPTLSHDDISPDMRRWYRALGVTVAEFPMDEATAREAVAHDEATVFGAPNVVRGGSHTGCPAAEDMVGKRLCTILASDYYYPALLLAPFMLARNGTASFSDAWRLVSQAPAAALGLADRGIIAPGMRADLVIVEDAPQPRAVATIAGGKLVQLADQRLLA; encoded by the coding sequence GTGTCAATTCATATCACGGGCGGAACAGTTCTGACCGCCGTGCTCACCCGTGCCGATCTCGTCACCGATGGATCGTCCATCGCTGCCCTCGATGCGTCTCCTCCTGCCGGCGCCTTGCGCCTGGATGCGACCGGCTTCCTCGTCCTGCCCGGCATGGTCGATTGTCATGGCGATGCCTTCGAGCGGCACATCATGCCGCGGCCGCGCGTCTCCTTTGATATCGATCTCGCCCTGCGCGATGCCGATCGCGCGATGCTGTGTTGCGGTATCACCACGGCCTTCCACGGCGTGACCTGGTCCTGGGAACCCGGCCTGCGCGGAGCCGGGAATGCGCGGCGCCTGATCGACGCGATTGCGCGGCTCGCGCCGGAGCTCGGAGCCGATACGCGCTTCCATTTGCGCCACGAGACCTTCAACCTCGATGCCGAGGCCGAGATCATCGAGTGGCTGCAGGCGGGGCGCGTCGGAGTTCTGGCCTTCAACGACCACACCGGCGGCATCCTCAAGGAGACGACCCGGCCGGACAAGGTCGCCAAGATGGTCGAGCGCACCGGCCTCTCGCATCACGACTTCATGGCCCTGGCGCAAAATGTTCATGACCGCGGCGACGAGGTGCCGGAATCGGTCGCGCGGCTGGCGAAGATCTCGCTGGCGGCCGGCATTCCGACACTCTCGCATGACGACATAAGCCCGGACATGCGGCGCTGGTATCGGGCGCTCGGCGTGACCGTGGCGGAATTCCCGATGGATGAGGCGACGGCGCGCGAGGCTGTCGCGCATGACGAGGCGACGGTGTTCGGAGCGCCCAATGTCGTGCGCGGCGGTTCGCATACCGGCTGCCCGGCTGCCGAGGACATGGTCGGCAAGCGGCTCTGCACCATTCTGGCCTCGGATTACTACTATCCGGCGCTGCTGCTGGCGCCCTTCATGCTGGCGCGCAACGGCACGGCGAGCTTTTCCGACGCCTGGAGGCTGGTTTCCCAGGCCCCTGCCGCAGCGCTTGGCCTGGCCGATCGCGGTATCATCGCGCCGGGCATGCGGGCAGACCTGGTCATCGTCGAGGACGCGCCTCAGCCGCGCGCCGTTGCGACGATCGCTGGCGGCAAGCTGGTGCAGCTCGCCGACCAGCGTCTTCTGGCCTGA
- a CDS encoding sulfite reductase subunit alpha has protein sequence MTVQTRNPLVQVLPETAPFSDEQRSWLNGFFAGLLSLDNAGVTALSTAENAALMSGGAEDDGAPWHDPAMEIAERMKLAEGKPLPRKLFAAMAQQDCGQCGYVCETYSAAIAEGKEPRLNLCAPGGKDTLRMLKALTETAGGEPAGIPAEVAIPAAPAGPAGRSRENPAFATFLSRRKLNGEGSEKETYHVEFDLTESGLDYVVGDAFGIIPGNDPRLVDAVIGLLGARPDADIGGKTLREVLIADVALGPAPDALFQLISYVTGGETRQTAKRLAAGEDPDGDLDRLDVLGTLHKFARARLSAEAFVEALDGLQPRLYSISSSFTDTPGRISLTVDTVRYAIGNRPRWGVASTYLAERVSPGDRVPVYVQRAHGFGLPPDPRISVIMVGPGTGIAPFRAFLRDRKATKAPGKNWLFFGHQRRASDFFYEEELNELKQDGILHGLTLAWSRDGREKIYVQDRMRERGAELFAWLDEGAHFYVCGDAKRMAKDVERALVDVVAEHGKRSADDAVAYVGALKKAGRYQADIY, from the coding sequence ATGACCGTGCAGACGCGGAATCCGCTCGTCCAGGTCCTGCCGGAGACAGCGCCCTTCAGCGACGAGCAGCGCTCCTGGCTGAACGGTTTCTTCGCCGGCCTGCTTTCCCTCGACAATGCCGGGGTGACGGCGCTCTCCACAGCCGAGAATGCCGCCCTGATGAGCGGTGGCGCGGAGGATGACGGCGCCCCGTGGCATGACCCGGCCATGGAGATCGCCGAACGGATGAAGCTCGCCGAGGGCAAGCCGTTGCCGCGAAAGCTCTTCGCGGCGATGGCGCAGCAGGATTGCGGCCAGTGCGGCTATGTCTGCGAAACCTATTCGGCCGCGATCGCCGAAGGCAAGGAGCCGCGGCTCAACCTCTGCGCGCCTGGCGGCAAAGACACCTTGCGCATGCTCAAGGCACTGACGGAAACGGCGGGCGGCGAGCCCGCCGGGATTCCGGCTGAGGTCGCCATACCCGCTGCTCCGGCCGGTCCAGCAGGCCGCTCACGCGAAAACCCGGCCTTCGCCACCTTCCTCTCGCGTCGCAAGCTCAACGGCGAGGGGTCCGAGAAGGAGACCTATCATGTCGAGTTCGACCTGACCGAAAGCGGGCTCGACTACGTGGTCGGCGACGCCTTCGGCATCATCCCCGGCAATGACCCGCGTCTCGTCGATGCCGTGATCGGACTTCTGGGCGCACGGCCGGACGCCGATATCGGCGGCAAGACCCTGCGCGAGGTGCTGATCGCCGATGTCGCGCTTGGGCCCGCGCCGGATGCACTGTTCCAGCTGATTTCCTACGTTACGGGCGGCGAGACACGCCAGACGGCCAAACGCCTCGCCGCCGGCGAGGACCCCGACGGCGATCTCGACCGGCTCGACGTGCTCGGAACCCTGCACAAATTCGCCAGGGCCCGGCTCTCTGCCGAGGCCTTTGTCGAGGCTCTCGATGGTCTCCAGCCGCGGCTCTACTCGATTTCGTCGTCCTTCACCGACACGCCGGGGCGCATATCACTGACGGTCGACACGGTACGCTATGCCATCGGCAACCGGCCGCGCTGGGGCGTCGCCTCGACCTATCTCGCCGAACGTGTCAGCCCCGGCGACAGGGTGCCGGTCTATGTCCAGCGTGCTCACGGCTTCGGCCTGCCACCCGATCCGCGGATATCGGTCATCATGGTGGGCCCCGGCACCGGCATTGCTCCCTTCCGTGCATTCCTGCGGGACCGCAAGGCGACGAAGGCTCCGGGCAAGAATTGGCTCTTCTTCGGCCATCAGCGCCGGGCCAGCGATTTCTTCTACGAGGAGGAACTGAACGAACTGAAGCAGGACGGCATCCTGCACGGCTTGACGCTCGCCTGGTCGCGCGATGGCAGGGAGAAGATCTATGTGCAGGACCGCATGCGCGAGCGTGGGGCCGAACTCTTCGCCTGGCTGGACGAGGGCGCGCATTTCTATGTCTGCGGCGACGCCAAGCGCATGGCCAAGGATGTCGAGCGCGCCCTCGTCGATGTCGTGGCAGAGCACGGCAAGCGCTCGGCCGACGATGCGGTCGCCTATGTCGGTGCCCTGAAGAAGGCCGGACGCTATCAGGCCGATATCTACTAG